The segment ATGGAGAAGCCCAGGGCCGTCACCATGGGGTGGCAGAAGAAGGTGCTGGCCGGGGTGTTGACGGGAACCGGCAGCAGGGGCAGGTTGTGGCTGCCCCGGGTATCGCCGGCCACGAAGGCGCCCAGGGCGAAGGGCGGGCCGAACTCCTCGGTGGCCGGGAAGATCTTCTGCACCCGCACGATGGCCACGGGGTCGTCCTTGCCCACATAACGGCCGGCGATCTGCCGCAGGCGGGTGGTGCTGACGGCGGCAGCCTGTTCGTCCGGGTACTTGCGCGACCAGATGCCGGCGATGACGTAGCGGTGGGTGTCGCGCAGCAGGGCGGCGATGTCGTAGAGCCGCTCCGGGGCATCCAGGGTGATCGACCGGTCGCCCTCGGTGTGCTCGACGTCCATGATGACGAACCGGAAACCGGCATGCAGTTCCTCGGAAAGCAGCAACCCGGGGGAGTACATGGGGTCGGCGAAGGCCAGGTAAAGCGGCAGGTTGAAGGCGCCCGGCTCCGTCTTGTCGGCCGCCAGGATCATCAGCGCCTCATTGGGCCGCTCGCGCAGGGTCAGCTCCGCCACCTGGGGCCCCAGGCCGCGCACGTTGCCCGAGAAGGCGTCCTTCAACAGATCCTGGCCCGCCCCGTAGAGCCCCTGGCGCTGGGCCACCTCCGTACCGGCCCGGAAGGCCTCCCACGCCAGCCCGTGGATCGCCTCGTCGCCGAGCCCGCGCTGGTGGGTCATGAGGATGGAGATGTCGTCGCCGCAGTAGAACACCCGGGCGTCCAGCAGCAGGCCGCCCCTCTCGGCCTCCACCCGCTGCTGCACCGCCGCCAGCAGCTCGTCGCTGGGGCGGGTGTGGCCGCCTACGCTGCCCACGTCGGCCTTGATGACGCTGACCGTGACCTCCATGGCGCAAACCCCCATCGGACCGCGACGCCAGGTGCGCATCGCGGCCGGTGTTGAACGGCCTTCCCGCCAGCCAATTCAACAGGGGCGTGGCAGATTCCTACATTGCAGGGAGGTCCCGGGGCATCCGAGGTCCTGGGGAAACGGGCTGCAAGGACCCCGCAGGCCGCCAAGGGGCCGGCGGGCTTGCCGGGGAGCCGGGAGCGGCCCGGGAGCGCGCCGCGGCCTGCGCCCGGCCGGCATCAGCCGGCCGGGCGGCGGTAAACGGGCTCGCCGCCCACGTAGGTCGCCAGCACGGGGATGTGGCGGAGCTCGTGGGGGGCCACCCGCCACGGATCGGCCCCCAGCACCACCGCATCGGCCATGGCGCCAGGCAGCAGGCTGCCCCACAGTCCTTCCGCCAGGGCCCCGCAGGCGGCGCCGGCCGTGTAGGCCTGCAGGACCTCCCCCACGCTCAACCGCTCTTCGGGATGCCAGCCGCCCGGCGGGTCTCCCTGCAGGTCGTCCCGGGTCACCGCCGCCTGGATCCCCTCCAGGGGCGCCAGCGGCTCGATGGGGGCGTCGGATCCTGCCGAGAGCGGTACACCGGCTTCCCGCAGGCTGCGCCAGGCGTAGGCCCAGCGGCTCCGCCCCGGCCCCAGCCGCTCCTCCACGAAGGCCAGGTCCGAGGCCAGGAACCGGGGCTGGATCTCGGCCACCACCCCGGCCGCCGCCAGCTGTGCGGGGTGCTCGGGCGCCATGACCTGCACGTGGATCAGCCGGTGCCGCCCCGGACCGGCCCGGCGCCGGGCCGCCTCCACCGCTGCCAGGGCCGCGTCCACCGCCCGGTCGCCGATGCAGTGGATGGCCACCTGGTAGCCGGCCGCCGCTGCTTCGGCAACCAGCGAAGCCAGTTCCTCCGGGCTGTGGCGCAGCAGGCCCCGCTCCCGGCCGTCCCCGTCGGCGTACGGGTCCCGCAGGGCCGCCGTCCGCCCGCCCAGGGACCCGTCGGCAAAGAACTTGATCGACCCCATGCGCAGCCAGGCGTCCCCGTGGCCCGAAGGCAGCCAGGCGCGGGCGTCGTCCAGGGCCTCCCGGCCCACGTCCAGCGCGACCCGCAGGGGCCGCCCCCGCTCCCGGGCGGCCCGGTAGAGGGCCAGCACGTCCCCGAGCTCGCCCGGCTGGTGGACGTCGTGGCTGTGGACGGCGGTGATCCCCGCGGCATGGGCCGAGCGGATCACCTCCAGCAGACCGGCCAGCCGCTCCTCCAGGCCGGGGGCCGGCCGGGCGGCCGCCACCCGTTCGATGGCGGTCTCCTCGAGCAAACCCGTCAGTTCCCCCGTGACCGGGTCGCGGCCGAAACGCCCGCCGGCGGGGTCGGGGGTGTCCCGGTGGACCCCGGCGGCCGCCAGCGCCAGGCTGCTGGCCACGGCGACGTGCCGGCAGACGCGGCGCAACAGCACGGGATGCTGCGGTGCCGCCCGGTCCAGCAAGGCCCGGTCCGGCCAGACCGGCGGGTCGAACCGGCTCTGGTCCCAGCCGTAGCCCTCGATCCAGGTGCCGGGCGGCAGCTGGGCGGCTCGCCGCGCCACCCGCCGCTCCAGCTCGTCCAGGGAGGTCACGTCCCGGAGATCCAGCTGGGTGGCCACCTGCCCGCACCAGAGCAGGTGGCAGTGCCCGTCCACGAACCCCGGCAGGACCACCGCGTCCCGGGGCAGCACCTCCACCTCCGCCCGGGGTCCCGCCACCGCCCGCACCGCCGCCTCGGAGCCAAGGGCCTCCACCCGCCCTCCGCGGAAGAACACGGCCTCCGCCGGCCGCACCCCGCTGCCGGGTGCGGGGACGATGCGCCCCACCAGAACCCGACCGGCAGCAGCGGCGGCAGCCCCTTGGCCCCCTCCCCCCGCCACCTCACCGGAAGCACCCACTGGCACGACGAAACCTCCTCCGGACCACCCCGCCCGCCGGTACGTGGCCGCCCCTCAGCGGCGGGCGGCTTCCGCCGGTGCCCCCAGCAGCCGCTGGAGGGCCGCCCGCGCCAGGATCTCCGCCGGGTCGACCCAGGGCACGGGAAAGTCCCCGGGCCGTAGCACCAGCGGCAGCTCCGTACAGCCGGCGATCAGCACCCGGGCGCCCCGCTCCACCAGGTGGGTCCCGGCCTCCAGCAGCCGCTGGCGGGCCGGCTCATAGACGCCGGCCTTGATTCCGTCGGCGCCGAAGATGGCCCGCGTCACCTCGGCCTGGTATTCGGGCGCCGGGACCACCACCTCCAGCCCCACCTCCGCCAGGGCCCGGTGATAGAGGCCGCTCTCCACCGTGAGCTCCGTGGCCAGCAGACCGGCCGGGCCGCCGGCCGGCGGCAGGCCAGGTGCCCCGCCGGCCACCAGGGCCCGGGCCACCTCCCGCATGATGTGGAGGATGGGCACGGGGCTGGCGGCCTGCAGGCGGTCAAAGTAGACGTGGGCCGTATTGCAGGGGATGAGGATCAGGCTGGCCCCCAGGGACACCAGCCCCTGGATCGAGGCCACCATGGCCGGCACCGGATCGGGCCCCGCGCCGCGCAAGAAGGCCGTCCGGTCGGGGATCTTGGGGTTGTTGTCGATGACGATGCGCACGTGGTCCTGGTCGACCCGCGCCGGGGTGGCGCGGACGATCTTGGCGAAGAGGTCGACGGTGGCCTCGGGCCCCATGCCGCCCAGGATGCCGATGGCCGGGCCCGGGTCGCCGCACCGGCCGGCCTCCGCCGCCCGCACGGCATAGTCGTCGCCGGGTCCCGCCCCGCAGGATCCTCCGTCCCTTGCCGGCCCCGAGCGGGCTGCGCAGGGGCCGGCCCCGGGACGGTCCGCCTGGTGCGAAGGGACGCCGTTGGGCGCAAGACCGTTGATGGAGATCCTCTGTGAAGGCTTCGTCATCGTCCATCGGGCCTCCGGCGGCCGGCGGCCCGGACCCGCCCTGTCCGGGTCCCTCCCTCCAGGGCAGGGGCCGCCGGCAGAATGACCTGTTGCTTCGACGGGCCGGCGGGCCCTCCTGCCCGGGGGGCCGCCCGGGCCTTGCCAGCGGGCCCCCGGGTGCACGCACCAGGGGGCCAGGGACCCGGGGCTGCTCACCCCGGGGCGGGCAAGTCGGGACGCCAGCCGGGTTCGGCAGGGTCGCCGCACCGACGGTCTATGCACCGGCGGCGGGACAGGTGCCCAGGACGCGGCCCGCCCGGTCCCCTTCGCCTGCCAGCCCCCGTCCCGCCGTCCGGCCGGCCTCCCCTCAGGCGCCCGCCGCCTCCAGCTGGTGGACCACGGCCGCGCAACGCGGGCAAAGGTCGGGATGGGCGGCATCGCCGCCGACGCCGGGCACGTGCCGCCAGCAACGGGCGCAGCGGGCCAGGTCCGTGCGCTCCACCCGTACCGCCGGATCCCGGGCCGGCTGGCCCGCGGCCTGCCCCGGGCCCCCGGCCCCCTCCCCTGCGGTGCCGGCCGCCGGGCCGGGTTCGACCACCACCTCGGCCACCAGGAACAGCTCCGGCAGGTCCCGGGACAGCGCCTCCAGGACCCGGGCCGCCTCCTCCCGGGCTCCCGCGATGACCACCCGGGCCTCGGCGGGCACGTCGATCACCTTCTCCTGGCGCGCCTGCTCCAGAGCGCGGTAGACCGCTTCCCGCACCTCGAACAGCACTTCGTAGCGGCGCAGCAGCTCCTCGTCCCGCCAGGCGGCGTCAGGCTCGGGCAAGAGGGCCAGGTGGACGCTCTCCGGATCGCCCTCCAGCCGGGGCAGGTGGCCCCAGACCTCTTCCGCCGTGTGGCAGAGCACCGGGGCCAGCAGCAGGGTCAGATGGCGCGCCAGCTGGTAGAGCACCGTCTGGGCCGCCCGGCGCCGCGGGTCGGCGGGCAGGGAAGCGTAGAGCCGGTCCTTGAGCACGTCCAGGTAAAAGGCGCTGAGGTCGGTGACGCAGAAGTTGTGCACGGCGTGGTAGACCAGGTGATACTGGTATTCCTCGTAGGCCCGCCGCACCCGTTCCGTCACCTGGGCCAGCCGGGCCAGCGCCCAGCGGTCCAGCTCACCCAGCTCCCCGTACGGCACGGCGTCCCGGGCCGGGTCGAAGTCCCCCAGGTTGGCCAGCAAAAAGCGCAGGGTGTTGCGGATCTTGCGGTAGACCTCGGCCATCTGCTTGAGGATGTCCTCCGAGATCCGCACGTCCCCCCGGTAGTCCGACGAGACCGCCCACAGGCGCAGCACGTCGGCCCCGTAGCGCCGGATCACGTCGTTGGGGTCGACCACATTGCCCAGGGATTTGGACATCTTGCGGCCCTCGCCGTCGACCACGAAGCCGTGGGTCAGCACCGCCCGGTAGGGCGCCCGGCCGCGGGTGGCCACCGCCGTCAGCAGGGACGACTGGAACCAGCCCCGGTGCTGGTCCGACCCCTCCAGGTAGAGATCGGCCGGCCAGGTCAGATCCTCCCGGGTCTCCAGTACGGCGGCGTGGCTCGATCCCGAGTCGAACCACACGTCCATGATGTCGGTCTCCTTGCGGAAGCCCTGGCGGCTGCCGCAGTGGGGGCAGGCGAAGCCCTCGGGCAGGATCTGGGCCGCCTCCCGCAGGAACCAGGCGTTGGACCCCTCCCGCCGGAAGAGCTCGGCCACCGCCCGGATGCTCTCCTCGGTGATGACCGGCTCCTGGCAGGCCTCGCAGTAGAACACCGGGATCGGCACCCCCCATGCCCGCTGGCGGGAGATGCACCAGTCGCCCCGGTCGGCCACCATGTTGTGGATACGCTCCCGGCCCCATTCGGGGATCCAGCGCACCCCGTCGATGGCCTCCAGGGCCTGCCGGCGGAAGCCCTCCACCGAGGCGAACCACTGGGTGGTCGCCCGGAAGATCACCGGCTGGCGGCAGCGCCAGCAGTGGGCGTACTGGTGCCGGATGGTGCCCTGGGCCAGCAGGGCTCCCGCTTCCTCCAGGGCGCGGGTGATGTGGGGGTTCGCATCGGCGTAGAACAGGCCCGCGAAGGGCCCGGCCTCGCCGGTGAAGCGGCCGCTGGCGTCCACCGGGCTCAGCACGGGCAGGCCGTAGCGGCGGCCCACCTCGAAGTCTTCCTGGCCGTGGCCCGGGGCGGTGTGCACCAGGCCGGTGCCCTCCTCCATGCTCACGTGCTCGGCCAGCACCACCGGCGAGGTGCGATCGAACAGGGGATGTCGGTAGGTGACCCCCTCCAGCTCGGCTCCGGTCCAGGGGCCGGAGCGGCCGCGCTCCTCCAGCCCGGCGGCCGCCAGCACCCTTTCCACCAGCGGCTCGGCCACCACCAGCAGCCCGCGGCCGGTCTCGACCGCCACGTAACGGGCCTCGGGGTGGACGGCGATGGCCAGGTTGGCCGGGATCGTCCAGGGGGTGGTGGTCCAGATCACCAGCCGCGCGCCCCCGGGCAGCCGGCCACGGCCGTCCACCACGGGAAAGGCGACGTAGATGGAGGGCGACGTCTTCTCCCGGTACTCGATCTCGGCCTCCGCCAGGGCCGTCTCGTCCACGGGGCACCAGTAGACCGAGTAGAGGTTGCGGTAGATGTAGCCCCGCCGGGCCATCTCGCCGAAGACCTCGATCTGCTTCGCCTCGTACTCCGGCTCCAGGGTGAGGTAGGGGCGCTCCCAGTCCCCCAGCACGCCCAGGCGGCGGAACTGCTGGCGCTGCCGGTTCATCTGGTCCAGGGCATAGTCGCGGCAGCGGTTGCGCAACTCGACGGGCGAGATGGCCCGCCGGTCGACGCCCAGCACCTCCAGGGCCCGGCGTTCGATGGGCAGGCCGTGGGTATCCCAGCCGGGCACGTAGGGCGCGTCGTAGCCCGCCATGGAGGCGTGGCGCACCACCACGTCCTTGAGGATCTTGTTGAGGGCCGTGCCCACGTGGATGTCGCCGTTGGCGTAGGGCGGTCCGTCGTGCAGGACGAACCGCGGCCGCCCGCGGCGCGCCTGGCGGAGCCGCCGGTAGAGGTCCATATCGTCCCAGCGGCGCTGGATCTCGGGCTCCCGCTGGGGCAGGTTCGCCCGCATGGGGAAGTCCGTCTGCGGCAGGTTGAGGGTCTCGCGGTAGTCCATGCTCCTCCTCCTCATCGATATGGACGGTCTGGATGGACGGCCTGGGCAAGGGCGGCCTGAAAAGAAAAACCCCCGTCGCCAAAGGGCGAAGGGGGTTCCCTCGCGGTACCACCTTTGTTCCCGGGCTGCCGGTTGCCGTCCGGCCCACCGCCGGCCAGGCAGGGGCCGGTCCTCCCTGGGCCGCCCCCGGCGGTAATCGCCGGACCGCGGGAGGACCCGGCCGGGCCCTGAACGGCGGCGCCACCCACGGGCGCGGGCATGACCGCACCCCGGCGGTGCAAGTCCTGTCGGCCCGGGCACTCTTGCGGCCCGTTAACGGGGGCCAGGCGGCCCAGCCTACTGCGCTGCCCCCCGGCCCGAGGCAGGGACCGCCGCGGGCCGGGGGCCGGTTCGGTGGGCGGCTCGGGGGGGATCTTCGGGCGGCAACCGGCGCCCGGGCTCACAGCCGCCGGCCCGGGCTCTCTGCAGCCGGCGGGGTGCCGGCCCTACTGGCCCCCTCATCGCCGTATCCCGGCGGCGGGCGGCGCCGGGAGCCGGTGGCAGCCCGCTACCCGGCGGCGCCCGCCCTGTCGAAGCATGGCATGATTAGGGAATAGTCTAGTGATCCCGGCGCAGGCCGTCAAGGAATCCCGCCCCGGCTAGAAACCCGGCATCCGATCCCGGCCGGCCGCCACCTCCCGGGCGGCACCCCAGCTCCCCGAGCCCCGGTGCATGACGGCCGGCCGCACGCCCTCTCCTTCGCCTGCCGCGGGGCGGGCGCCGGTCCGGTGCGGGGAGGCGTCGCCAGGCCCGCCGGCCGGCCCCTGTGCTCCGGCCGGCCCTTCATCGCCTTCCGTTTCCTCCCGGGCGCCCTCTTCGGCAGCCTCCCGGGTCTCTTCTCCACCCAGGCCGGGTTCTTCGTCCAGCAGCTGCAGGTGGGCCATCAGCATGGCCCGCATCCGCGCCCGGGCCACCTTGATGCTGTTCACCAGCTCCTGGTAGCGGCGCTCCATCTCCTCCGCCTTCGCCCGAGCCGCCTGGATGATCTGGTCCGCCTCCAGCCGGGCCTGATTGATGGTCAGCTCGGCCTGCTTCTGGGCGCTGGCCTTGACCTCCTCCGCCGTCTCCTGGGCCACCACCAGGGTGTTGTGCAGGGTGTCCTCCAGCTGGCGGTACTGCTCCAGCTTGGCGTTCAGCGCCTCCACCTGCTCGCGCAGGGCCGCGTTGTCACGCAGCACCTGGTCGAACTCCCGGCCCACCTGCTCGAGGAACTCGTCCACCTGGGTCTCGTTGTAGCCGCGGAAAGAGCGGGAAAACTGCTTGTTGTGGATGTCCAGCGGCGTCAGGGCCATGCTCCCACCTCCCGGGATCGGTGACCGCGGCGCCCCGGCCGGCGGCCGGGGCGCCGCGGCGGGTTCATCCGAACAACCTGTACAGCAGCGATACCAGCAGCCGCTCCACCAGCTGGACCAGCAGGAGGGCGACCAGGGGCGACAGATCCAGGGGCCCGGTGGCGGGCATCACCCGCCGGATGGGCGCCAGGACCGGTTCCGTCAACTGGACCAGTACACGGTAGATATCGTGAAAGGTCCGGTTGTAGTTACCCTGGATGAACCACGACATGATCACCCGGATCAGCAAGAGCCAGAAGAACGCCGTGGCGAGCCCTTGGATCAATCGCACGAGGAACAGGACGAGCAAATCGGTCAACGCTCACCCTCCTACGGCCGCGCCCGGGTCCGGTGCCGGGTAGCCTACCCTTCGGTGAGGCCGGCCGGTGATGCCCGCCGGAGGCCATCACCCCCGGCGCCGCTGCCGCCGCCTCGCATCAATCCCGGGTGAGGAAGTCCGGCCGGTCGACCAGGGTCTCCACGTTCTGGGGGGCGAAGAACACCACCCCGTTGGCGATGCGGTGCATCTCCCCGTTCAAGGCATAGATCGTGCCGCTCAGGAAGTTGAGGATGCGCTGGGCCGTCTCCTTGTCGGTGTCCTCCAGGTTGAGGATCAGCGGCCGCCGGTTCTTCAGGTGCTCGGCGATCTCCTGGACCTCGTCGAAGGACTGAGGGCGGGCGATCACCACCCTCTGGGAGCGCCCCCCCGCCGCCAGGGGAACCAGCTGGCCCGGCCGGGGTCCCGGGCCGCCCTCCCCCCGCTCCCGGTGGCGGCCGTCCCGGCGCCGCGGGGCCGCCTGCGCACCCTGCGGTTCCTCCCCCGCCGGCGCCTCCACCACTTCCTCCTCCACCTCGAAGCCGATCAGGGACAGCAGCCGGTCCATCCACCCCATGGGCATTCCTCCTCATCCACGCTCGCCGAAGATGGCCCGGCCGATGCGCACGATGGTGGCGCCTTCCTCCACCGCCACCTCGAAGTCGTCGGTCATCCCCATGGACAGGTGGCGCAGCTCGATGCCCGGCAGGCCGCGGCACTGCCGGGCGGCCTCCTCCGCCAGCTGGCGCAACTGCCGGAAGACGGGCCGCACCCTTTCCGGATCATCGGTCGGGGGCGCCACGGTCATGAGCCCCACCACCTGCAAACCCTTCATTCCGGCCACCTGCTGGAGAAAGGGGACCACCTTCTCCGGCGGCAGGCCGGCCTTGGTGGGCTCCCCGGCCACGTTGACCTCCACCAGACACGGGAGGACCCGGCCGCAGCGGCCCGCCCGCCGGTCGACCTCCTGGGCCAGGGCCAGGCGGTCGAGGGAGTGGAGCAGGTGGCAGTGCCGGGCGATGTACTTGACCTTGTTGGTCTGCAGGCGGCCGACGAAGTGCCAGCGGACGTCCTCGCCGAAGGCCGGAAACTTGTCCCGGGCCTCCTGGGCCCGGTTCTCTCCGAAATCGCGGATGCCGGCGGCGTACGCCTCCCGCATGGCCGCCACGGGCACCGTCTTGCTCACGGCCACCAGGGTCACCTCACCGGGATCCCGCCCGGCCCGGGCCGCCGCGGCGGCGATGCGGTCCCGCACGGCCGCCACCCGCTCGGCAATGGTCATGGATGCTGTCGCTCCCCGGATGATGCCGGCGGCCGGGCCGCGCCCTGAAAGACCCGGCACCGGGCGGCGGGCCGGCCGGTGCCGCCTTCCGCCCCGCTGCGCGGGCAAGCCGCTCTGCTGCGGGCGATCCGGCACGGGCCGGCCCCGGCACCTGGGGCGGGCCCGCCCGGCCGCGGGCCGCGGAACGCGCCGCCAGCCTTCCAGTGTAGCAGGGCGATTCCATACCGGGCGGCGCGTCTCCTGCCGGTTTCGACATCCTTGGCGGGCGGCGGCGTGGCCGGCGCTGGCAGCGTGACATGGGCGTGACGGGGTGTGGGCGGCATGGCGTGGGGGCGGGCGGCGCGGCATGCAGGGCCGGAGCCTGCAGGGAGCCGCGAGCTCTACCGGGGCCCTGTGCCGGCGGCGGGACCGGCTGCTCCCCCGCACCGGGCCCATGGCTCGCCCTGCGGTATTGCTCACATCGCCCCCGGCGCTGCCGTAGCCCCTGGGCCGCGGGCGCGGCGCGAAAGGGTCCCGGCGGCCCCGGGGCGCTTCAGCTCGCGGGGGCCCCGGGGCGGATGCCGATCAGGCCCGCCATCCGCCCTGTGCGGCCGCCGCTGGCCCGGTGGGAGAAGAACGTCTCGGTGTCGCAGGCGGTACACAGCCCCGCCACGGCGACGTGCCGCGGATCCAGGCCCGCCTCCACCAGCAGCCGCCGGTTGGTCTCCCACAGGTCCCAGTGCCGGTAACCGGCTCCCCGAGGGGAGGGGGACAGCACTTCCTCCGCCCAGGGCAGCCGGCGGCCCAGGGACTCCAGGACAGGCTCGTCCACCTCGAAGCAGCAGGGGCCGATGGAGGGTCCGATCAACGCGTGCAGGCGCTCCGGCCCGGTCCCCAAGGCCTCGGCCAGCGCCCGGGCCGCCGCCGGCGCCACCCCCGCCAGGGTGCCGCGCCAGCCGGCGTGGGCCAGGGCCACGCCCCTGCGGGATGCCGTGGCGCTGCCCCAGAGGAAGACGGGCACGCAGTCGGCGAAGGTCGCCCACAGGAGGACGCCGGGGTCGGTGGTGACCAGCGCATCGGCTTCCGGCCCCCGGCCGGGCGCCCAGGGCTCGCCGGCCCGGGCCACGGCCACCGCTGCGCCGTGGACCATGCGCGGCATGGCGACCCACTGCCACTCCGGACCAGCGGCGGCCAGCACCCGCTGCCGGTTGGCCTCGACGCGGGCCGGTTCGTCCGCGGTGGAGCGGCCCAGGTTGAGTTCCGCCCAGGGGCCCCGGCTGACGCCTCCCCGGCGGGTGGTGAAGGCCAAGAAAAGCCAGGGCGGCGCACCGGAAGGAACGAGCCACTCCACCCCGCCCACCCGCTGCCGCCGCATGACGGCCCCGGTCTGCCGCCCGGCCTCCGGGACCGCGCCTTCAGGGGCCACGCTGCTCCCTCCCCGCCGGCACCATCATGCTGCGCCGGGCGCGGGCACCGGGGCGGTACCTTGCTGCGACCGGGCCGGCCCGCCCGGCCGGCCGCCTTCCGCGGGCCGGCCCGGCCGGCCGCAGCCCCTTCGCCGCAGCCGCCGGGCCGTCCTCGCAGGGCCGCCCGGCACCCCTCAACCGGCGCTCGCCTGCATCCCTTCGCGGCCGGAACCCGCGGCCCCTTCCATGTCGACGAAACCCGGCACGTTGACCAGGATCACGTCCTGGCCGAAGCGGACGATCTGCTCCCAGGGGATCACGTAGTCCCGGTCGCGCCCGAACAGGCCGAACCAGCGGGCAGGCCCGGGCACCACAATGGCCTGGATGCGCCCGGTCTGGAGGTCGATCTCCACATCGCCCACCCAGCCCAGCCGCCGCCCGTCCACGATGTTGATCACGTCGCGGGTGCGCAGGTCGGAGGTCTTCAGCACGGCGCTCACCCCCGCAGCTCATGCCGCCCGCGATCAGGGTATGCCGGGACGGGCGCCCGTGTCCCCCCGAGGTCCGCCCACCAGCCTTGTCCGGGATGGCGCGGCACGCCCCGGCGCCTGGAGCATGCCCGCATCGAGCATGCCCGCGTCGCCGGGCGGGAACGGGCTGTCCCGCCGTCCCCTGGCGGCCGGTGAACCGGGGGGCCATCCGCGGCGGCCGGCGCGTGCGGCAGAGGTGGCGCGTCCCTTGAACCGGCGCCCCGGGCGAGCCTAATGGGATGCGGAGGCCCGCTGGGCCCATCCCAGGGACGCCCACCAGCGGCCGATGCGGGCCTGCCACCATTCCAGGAGGAACCAGCGCGGGGCCGGCGCCGCCTGCCAGGCCGTCCCGTCGCCGCCCGCCTGAACCGGGGACCAGGAGGGTGCAGCCGCCCCGGGAGCCGCCAGGGCCCCTGCAACCTCCGCAGCGCCCGAACCGCCCGCAGGGTGTGGCACCCCGGCCGTACCATCCCTTCCTGCCGGTGCGGGCGTCACGCCGGCTCCTTCCCCACCCCCGGGTGTGGCAGGGGCCACCGCCTCCGGCGCGGGGAGGGCACCGCCCCGATCCTGGGCCGAACCTGCGAGGGTGCCGGCTTGGGCGGAGCCGCCGTCGCCCAGCCAGCAGAGCCCCGGAAAGAGGACGCACCAGAAGTTGTGCCCCGCCCCCTCGCCCAGGACGACCCGCACGGCGGGATAGACGCCCGCAGGATAGACCGTTTCGCCCAGGCGCCGCGCCGCATACGGAAAGCGGCCCGTCTCCACCCGCGCGTCGTAGTGGAAGCCCGCCGACCGCAAGACGGCCTCGGCCCGCGCCTCAAGCCGTTCCGCCTGCCGGTCCACCCGGGCCAGGGCATCGTCCGGGGTGGTGGCTCCCGCCACCACCTGAGCCAGAACGGGAAGCAGCGCATCCCGCACCTGGAGCTTGACGGCCTGATCCTCGGGATCGTCGCTGTTGGCAACGATGTGCAGCCTCAGGATGGGCGGCACAGGTTGCGCGGGTGCCGCCGCCATGGAGGCGGCCGCCCCGACCGGCGTTGCAACCCCGGCGGGCCGGGCAGGACTTGCCCCCGCGGGCCCGTGCGCCGCCAGCCGGGGCCCCAGGCCGGCGGCCACCACCGTGGCCAGGGCCAGCCATCCCAGCACCCTCAGCCAGCGCCCCCATGTGCACCGGAGGGTTGCCATCACCATACCGCCGCCGGCCGGCACGACGATGCAGCCATGGACACCGGGCCCACCCTCGCCCGCCGGCCCGGATCCCCGGCCCCCGGCCGGCGGATTCAGCCAGTCTCCAAAGCCCATGCCCCT is part of the Thermaerobacter subterraneus DSM 13965 genome and harbors:
- a CDS encoding DivIVA domain-containing protein translates to MALTPLDIHNKQFSRSFRGYNETQVDEFLEQVGREFDQVLRDNAALREQVEALNAKLEQYRQLEDTLHNTLVVAQETAEEVKASAQKQAELTINQARLEADQIIQAARAKAEEMERRYQELVNSIKVARARMRAMLMAHLQLLDEEPGLGGEETREAAEEGAREETEGDEGPAGAQGPAGGPGDASPHRTGARPAAGEGEGVRPAVMHRGSGSWGAAREVAAGRDRMPGF
- the ileS gene encoding isoleucine--tRNA ligase, translated to MDYRETLNLPQTDFPMRANLPQREPEIQRRWDDMDLYRRLRQARRGRPRFVLHDGPPYANGDIHVGTALNKILKDVVVRHASMAGYDAPYVPGWDTHGLPIERRALEVLGVDRRAISPVELRNRCRDYALDQMNRQRQQFRRLGVLGDWERPYLTLEPEYEAKQIEVFGEMARRGYIYRNLYSVYWCPVDETALAEAEIEYREKTSPSIYVAFPVVDGRGRLPGGARLVIWTTTPWTIPANLAIAVHPEARYVAVETGRGLLVVAEPLVERVLAAAGLEERGRSGPWTGAELEGVTYRHPLFDRTSPVVLAEHVSMEEGTGLVHTAPGHGQEDFEVGRRYGLPVLSPVDASGRFTGEAGPFAGLFYADANPHITRALEEAGALLAQGTIRHQYAHCWRCRQPVIFRATTQWFASVEGFRRQALEAIDGVRWIPEWGRERIHNMVADRGDWCISRQRAWGVPIPVFYCEACQEPVITEESIRAVAELFRREGSNAWFLREAAQILPEGFACPHCGSRQGFRKETDIMDVWFDSGSSHAAVLETREDLTWPADLYLEGSDQHRGWFQSSLLTAVATRGRAPYRAVLTHGFVVDGEGRKMSKSLGNVVDPNDVIRRYGADVLRLWAVSSDYRGDVRISEDILKQMAEVYRKIRNTLRFLLANLGDFDPARDAVPYGELGELDRWALARLAQVTERVRRAYEEYQYHLVYHAVHNFCVTDLSAFYLDVLKDRLYASLPADPRRRAAQTVLYQLARHLTLLLAPVLCHTAEEVWGHLPRLEGDPESVHLALLPEPDAAWRDEELLRRYEVLFEVREAVYRALEQARQEKVIDVPAEARVVIAGAREEAARVLEALSRDLPELFLVAEVVVEPGPAAGTAGEGAGGPGQAAGQPARDPAVRVERTDLARCARCWRHVPGVGGDAAHPDLCPRCAAVVHQLEAAGA
- a CDS encoding aspartate/glutamate racemase family protein, which codes for MTKPSQRISINGLAPNGVPSHQADRPGAGPCAARSGPARDGGSCGAGPGDDYAVRAAEAGRCGDPGPAIGILGGMGPEATVDLFAKIVRATPARVDQDHVRIVIDNNPKIPDRTAFLRGAGPDPVPAMVASIQGLVSLGASLILIPCNTAHVYFDRLQAASPVPILHIMREVARALVAGGAPGLPPAGGPAGLLATELTVESGLYHRALAEVGLEVVVPAPEYQAEVTRAIFGADGIKAGVYEPARQRLLEAGTHLVERGARVLIAGCTELPLVLRPGDFPVPWVDPAEILARAALQRLLGAPAEAARR
- a CDS encoding amidohydrolase — encoded protein: MPVGASGEVAGGGGQGAAAAAAGRVLVGRIVPAPGSGVRPAEAVFFRGGRVEALGSEAAVRAVAGPRAEVEVLPRDAVVLPGFVDGHCHLLWCGQVATQLDLRDVTSLDELERRVARRAAQLPPGTWIEGYGWDQSRFDPPVWPDRALLDRAAPQHPVLLRRVCRHVAVASSLALAAAGVHRDTPDPAGGRFGRDPVTGELTGLLEETAIERVAAARPAPGLEERLAGLLEVIRSAHAAGITAVHSHDVHQPGELGDVLALYRAARERGRPLRVALDVGREALDDARAWLPSGHGDAWLRMGSIKFFADGSLGGRTAALRDPYADGDGRERGLLRHSPEELASLVAEAAAAGYQVAIHCIGDRAVDAALAAVEAARRRAGPGRHRLIHVQVMAPEHPAQLAAAGVVAEIQPRFLASDLAFVEERLGPGRSRWAYAWRSLREAGVPLSAGSDAPIEPLAPLEGIQAAVTRDDLQGDPPGGWHPEERLSVGEVLQAYTAGAACGALAEGLWGSLLPGAMADAVVLGADPWRVAPHELRHIPVLATYVGGEPVYRRPAG
- a CDS encoding YggT family protein, with product MTDLLVLFLVRLIQGLATAFFWLLLIRVIMSWFIQGNYNRTFHDIYRVLVQLTEPVLAPIRRVMPATGPLDLSPLVALLLVQLVERLLVSLLYRLFG
- the fbp gene encoding fructose-1,6-bisphosphate aldolase/phosphatase, encoding MEVTVSVIKADVGSVGGHTRPSDELLAAVQQRVEAERGGLLLDARVFYCGDDISILMTHQRGLGDEAIHGLAWEAFRAGTEVAQRQGLYGAGQDLLKDAFSGNVRGLGPQVAELTLRERPNEALMILAADKTEPGAFNLPLYLAFADPMYSPGLLLSEELHAGFRFVIMDVEHTEGDRSITLDAPERLYDIAALLRDTHRYVIAGIWSRKYPDEQAAAVSTTRLRQIAGRYVGKDDPVAIVRVQKIFPATEEFGPPFALGAFVAGDTRGSHNLPLLPVPVNTPASTFFCHPMVTALGFSMHEGRLTGPVDLFADPVWEPIRHRIVAKAVAMRQQGFFQPAMLPISELEYGGITARLQRLDAEFRVEATGD